A genomic segment from Thermostichus lividus PCC 6715 encodes:
- the leuS gene encoding leucine--tRNA ligase — protein sequence MDDRYDPHAIEAKWQQEWAAQHLDRTDTDPRKPKFYALSMFPYPSGNLHMGHVRNYTITDVIARSRRMQGYRVLHPMGWDAFGLPAENAAIERGIHPHVWTQQNIQQMRQELQRLGLSYDWEREVTTCHPDYYRWTQWLFLEFFDAGLAYQKEAAVNWDPVDQTVLANEQVDSEGRSWRSGALVERKLLKQWFLKITAYAEQLLNDLDQLEGWPERVKLMQANWIGKSVGAYLEFPIVGSDETIAVFTTRPDTVYGVTYVVLAPEHPLTPKVTSARRRKTVEAFIASVQQESELERTAGDRPKRGVATGGKAINPFTGQEIPIWIADYVLYEYGTGAVMGVPAHDERDFEFATANKLPIKQVIAPPSGRTKQRLKAAYTEPGVLIESDRFTGMDSIAAKTAITEYAAAQGWGREQVQYRLRDWLISRQRYWGVPIPIIHCPQCGAVPVPREELPVLLPEDVEFSGRGPSPLAKLTAWREVPCPRCGSPAQRETDTMDTFIDSSWYYFRYADARNAAAPFDPAAIQEWLPVDQYVGGIEHAILHLLYSRFFTKFLRDRQLVSVSEPFQRLLTQGMVQGRTYKNPQTGKYVMPNQIADLSAPTDPETGDPLDIVYEKMSKSKYNGVAPSDVIEQYGADTARMFILFKAPPEKDLEWDDADVEGQFRFLNRVWRLVHTFKTQGGQLGQPLPSTLSKTEKELRRATHTAIKEVTDDLTGDYQLNTAVAELMKLSNALSNADCYTSGVYSEGVRTLLTLLAPFAPHISEDLWQQLGGNSSIHRQPWPTLDETALVADELTIVIQIMGKTRGTIQVPAGASQAELEAAAKHSDIGQRYLSGQVIKKVIVVPGKLVNFVLDA from the coding sequence GTGGACGATCGCTACGACCCCCACGCTATTGAGGCCAAGTGGCAACAGGAATGGGCAGCACAACACTTGGATCGCACGGATACCGATCCTCGTAAGCCGAAGTTCTATGCCCTCTCGATGTTTCCGTATCCTTCGGGCAATTTACATATGGGGCATGTTCGCAACTATACCATCACTGATGTGATTGCCCGATCGCGCCGTATGCAGGGCTATCGAGTGCTGCACCCCATGGGCTGGGATGCCTTTGGCCTACCCGCGGAAAATGCAGCCATTGAGCGAGGGATTCATCCCCACGTTTGGACGCAGCAAAATATCCAGCAAATGCGCCAAGAGTTGCAGCGGTTGGGGCTGTCTTACGACTGGGAGCGGGAGGTAACGACCTGTCATCCCGATTACTATCGCTGGACGCAATGGCTGTTTTTGGAGTTCTTTGATGCCGGTTTGGCCTATCAAAAGGAAGCAGCAGTCAACTGGGATCCGGTGGATCAGACGGTTTTAGCCAATGAACAGGTAGATAGTGAAGGGCGATCGTGGCGATCGGGTGCCTTAGTGGAGCGCAAGCTGCTCAAGCAGTGGTTCCTCAAAATTACCGCCTACGCTGAGCAACTCCTCAACGACCTTGACCAACTTGAGGGGTGGCCAGAGCGGGTGAAGTTGATGCAGGCCAATTGGATTGGGAAGTCGGTGGGGGCATACCTTGAGTTTCCCATTGTGGGTAGCGACGAGACGATTGCGGTATTCACAACCCGCCCAGATACGGTCTATGGGGTGACCTACGTTGTCTTAGCACCGGAGCATCCCTTAACGCCCAAGGTGACGAGTGCTCGGCGACGTAAAACCGTTGAAGCGTTCATTGCCAGTGTGCAACAGGAAAGTGAGCTAGAGCGCACTGCGGGCGATCGCCCCAAGCGGGGAGTAGCGACGGGCGGCAAAGCCATTAACCCCTTCACAGGACAAGAAATCCCGATCTGGATTGCCGATTACGTGCTGTACGAGTACGGAACAGGGGCGGTGATGGGAGTGCCCGCTCACGACGAGCGTGATTTTGAGTTTGCCACAGCGAATAAACTCCCCATCAAGCAAGTGATTGCTCCCCCCAGTGGCCGAACCAAGCAACGTCTCAAGGCTGCTTATACTGAGCCAGGGGTGCTCATCGAGAGCGATCGCTTTACGGGCATGGACTCGATCGCCGCTAAAACAGCCATTACCGAGTATGCTGCTGCCCAAGGTTGGGGACGCGAACAGGTACAGTATCGCCTCCGGGATTGGTTAATCTCCCGTCAACGCTATTGGGGTGTACCGATTCCCATCATTCACTGTCCCCAGTGCGGTGCCGTACCAGTTCCCCGCGAAGAGTTACCCGTCTTGCTCCCTGAGGATGTGGAATTTAGTGGCCGCGGCCCATCCCCCTTAGCTAAACTCACTGCCTGGCGCGAGGTACCCTGTCCTCGCTGTGGCAGCCCCGCCCAACGGGAAACCGATACCATGGATACCTTTATTGACTCCTCATGGTATTACTTCCGCTACGCCGATGCTCGCAACGCAGCAGCCCCCTTTGATCCCGCTGCCATTCAGGAGTGGTTGCCGGTGGATCAGTACGTCGGCGGCATTGAGCACGCCATTTTACACTTGCTCTACTCGCGCTTTTTTACTAAATTTTTGCGCGATCGCCAGCTTGTCTCGGTCTCGGAACCGTTCCAACGCCTGCTCACCCAAGGCATGGTGCAAGGCCGTACCTACAAAAACCCGCAAACCGGCAAATACGTCATGCCCAATCAGATTGCGGATCTCAGCGCCCCCACCGATCCAGAAACCGGAGACCCCCTAGACATCGTCTATGAAAAAATGTCCAAATCCAAGTACAACGGTGTTGCCCCCAGCGATGTGATTGAGCAGTACGGCGCGGATACGGCTCGCATGTTTATTCTCTTCAAAGCCCCTCCCGAAAAAGACCTTGAGTGGGATGATGCCGATGTTGAAGGCCAGTTCCGCTTTCTCAATCGCGTTTGGCGGCTGGTACACACCTTCAAAACCCAAGGCGGCCAGCTTGGACAACCGTTGCCGTCGACCCTGAGTAAAACTGAAAAAGAACTGCGACGCGCCACTCACACCGCAATCAAAGAGGTAACTGACGATCTTACAGGGGACTACCAACTCAATACCGCCGTTGCCGAACTCATGAAACTTAGCAATGCCCTGAGTAATGCTGACTGCTACACTTCTGGGGTGTACAGCGAAGGCGTTCGCACCCTGCTCACCCTCCTTGCTCCCTTTGCGCCCCACATCAGCGAAGACCTCTGGCAGCAGCTTGGGGGCAACAGTTCCATCCATCGTCAACCATGGCCAACGCTCGATGAAACAGCTCTTGTTGCCGATGAACTCACGATTGTCATTCAAATTATGGGTAAAACCCGTGGCACCATCCAGGTTCCCGCTGGTGCCAGCCAAGCAGAGCTAGAAGCGGCAGCAAAACACTCCGACATTGGCCAACGCTATCTCAGTGGCCAGGTGATTAAGAAAGTGATTGTTGTCCCTGGCAAATTGGTCAACTTTGTGTTGGATGCCTAG
- a CDS encoding hybrid sensor histidine kinase/response regulator gives MMSHSEPIFDRILPSLFYERMATALLAEATALGATVLTSEDVGKPAAVEPFTLVVGDSLTVLLRAITTAHLNHYRTQLVTSPAAIARFLRQVRSQTAPAYCPVLKPFLHRLAQRGNESSSTLPTGVAIALMNLFSDATMEQCQSCQPLVTAALKERQAQERLLHQVTTQIRQSLELPALLKTAVDRIREFLAVDRLLVAQFRGTTAVLSGEITYESCRDSTIVSVLGLWDECWEWARTPAPTYERLHRGELIAVDDIDRHYASVPCLQEFAARWQIKAWLIVPVIVQDSLWGVLIAHQCDRPRQWQPQEIEFLGHLSQHLSIAIYQAELYSELQHQKDTLEQRVNERTQALREALSAMEAAHRIKNDFLATMSHELRTPLTCVIGVSATLLRWPLGPLTEKQREYLEIIHESGSHLLELINSILDLSQAELGRSHLRRSSFSIRQLCAECLELVRPQAQRHHVNLRHQLVISPGRDRFWGDYRRLQQALINLLSNAIKFTPAMGEVILRAWWTEDELLFQVEDNGIGIPAHLQPLLFQKFQQLDSSFGRAYTGAGLGLALTKQWVELHNGWIEVDSTEGKGSIFTVGLPKPMAEPPAAVTNTLPPLAATDLLTYPEGRIVLVSDDEATATLICSILTTAGYQVVWLVDGEVERLLALAPLAVILTEPFNYGDVQELVDHLRCRCTTAQIKIFILGAQGNYRGVDRYIPMPINPEGFLQQITIGLTAVAVPI, from the coding sequence ATGATGTCCCATTCGGAACCTATATTTGATCGGATTTTACCGTCTCTGTTTTACGAACGCATGGCAACGGCTCTGCTGGCGGAAGCGACTGCCCTAGGTGCCACTGTTCTCACCAGTGAAGATGTAGGCAAACCTGCGGCAGTGGAACCCTTTACCCTTGTTGTTGGGGACTCCCTGACCGTCCTGTTGCGAGCCATCACGACCGCGCACCTGAATCACTATCGCACTCAGTTAGTGACCTCCCCCGCCGCGATCGCCCGCTTTTTACGGCAGGTACGTTCCCAAACGGCACCTGCTTACTGCCCCGTCCTCAAACCCTTTTTACATCGCTTGGCTCAGCGTGGCAACGAGAGCAGCAGCACCCTACCCACTGGGGTGGCGATCGCCCTGATGAATCTCTTTAGTGACGCAACTATGGAGCAGTGCCAGAGTTGCCAGCCCTTAGTTACGGCGGCGCTGAAGGAACGCCAAGCCCAGGAACGACTGCTGCATCAGGTAACCACCCAAATTCGCCAGAGTTTGGAACTGCCAGCACTCTTAAAAACGGCGGTGGATCGGATTCGCGAGTTCTTGGCGGTGGATCGTCTCTTGGTGGCGCAGTTTAGGGGCACCACCGCCGTGCTGAGCGGTGAAATTACCTATGAATCCTGTCGGGATAGCACTATTGTGTCGGTGCTGGGGCTGTGGGATGAATGCTGGGAATGGGCCCGTACCCCTGCGCCGACCTACGAGCGATTACATCGGGGTGAGCTGATTGCCGTCGATGATATTGACCGCCACTATGCCAGTGTTCCCTGCTTGCAGGAGTTTGCCGCCCGCTGGCAGATTAAGGCATGGCTCATTGTTCCTGTGATTGTGCAAGATAGTTTGTGGGGGGTACTCATTGCGCACCAGTGCGATCGCCCCCGCCAGTGGCAGCCCCAAGAAATTGAGTTCTTGGGTCACCTCAGCCAGCACCTCAGCATTGCCATTTACCAAGCAGAACTCTATAGCGAGCTACAACACCAAAAGGATACCCTTGAGCAGCGGGTGAATGAGCGTACCCAAGCCCTCCGCGAAGCCCTCAGCGCCATGGAAGCGGCTCATCGCATTAAAAATGACTTCTTGGCAACGATGAGCCACGAGTTGCGCACCCCCCTGACCTGTGTGATTGGGGTGTCGGCCACTCTATTGCGTTGGCCCCTTGGCCCACTCACTGAAAAGCAGCGGGAGTACCTTGAGATTATTCACGAGAGCGGTAGCCACCTCCTAGAGCTGATTAATAGCATTTTGGATCTCTCTCAGGCAGAGCTGGGGCGATCGCATCTGCGCCGCAGTAGCTTTTCTATCCGGCAATTGTGTGCCGAGTGCCTCGAACTCGTCCGGCCTCAAGCCCAGCGCCATCACGTCAACCTCAGGCATCAACTGGTGATTTCCCCCGGTCGCGATCGCTTTTGGGGTGACTATCGCCGTCTGCAACAGGCGCTCATTAACCTACTCAGTAATGCCATTAAGTTTACTCCTGCGATGGGCGAGGTGATTTTGCGGGCATGGTGGACTGAGGATGAACTTCTGTTCCAAGTTGAAGATAACGGCATTGGCATTCCTGCCCATTTGCAACCCCTCCTATTTCAAAAGTTTCAGCAACTGGACAGCTCCTTTGGGCGTGCCTATACCGGGGCTGGCTTGGGTTTAGCCTTAACCAAGCAGTGGGTAGAGCTGCACAATGGGTGGATTGAGGTGGACTCCACCGAAGGGAAGGGCAGTATCTTTACCGTCGGCTTACCCAAACCAATGGCCGAGCCACCCGCCGCCGTCACAAACACACTGCCACCCCTTGCCGCCACGGATCTCCTGACATATCCCGAAGGGCGCATTGTGCTCGTTAGTGATGATGAAGCCACTGCCACCCTCATCTGCTCAATTTTGACAACCGCAGGCTATCAGGTCGTCTGGCTGGTGGATGGGGAAGTGGAGCGCCTCTTGGCCTTGGCTCCCTTGGCGGTGATTTTGACGGAACCCTTTAACTACGGAGATGTGCAAGAACTTGTGGATCACCTCCGCTGCCGCTGCACCACGGCTCAGATCAAAATATTTATCCTAGGGGCACAGGGGAACTATCGGGGGGTGGATCGCTATATTCCGATGCCCATTAACCCGGAAGGGTTTTTACAGCAGATCACGATTGGCTTAACCGCCGTAGCGGTGCCCATCTAG
- a CDS encoding response regulator has protein sequence MFGTHRGDVMQAFGDANYLPRDTLEAVMPLPQMLEMLEVQQFTGVLRIAAKIPAPQRHLAYDVSFYRGHLTIAARQMPTPIGLLQLIGQLLKIGFIDTLMQYANHHSADASYRSVLEAVVNTRALNWDDIENAVTERLTIILERLVPYTCTFEPQPNLVCDLCYGEDGHGIAAALLMRRIESRKPLWQKLYPAIPSVEAVPRLHEGALAGIHHQPTVQHLRQWVNGENSIGDIAESLCKDSLALGSLYLKWVNDGLLHFVGGDNSSVALPVVLTVDDSPIVQAMIRRALGDRYEVISATSAIDALSLLNNRNVSLILLDVTMPEIDGFEFCRTIRKIEKFKEIPVIMLTAKDGLIDRAKGHMAGTNYYLTKPVDRDVLLSTIEKFI, from the coding sequence GTGTTTGGCACTCATCGGGGGGATGTTATGCAGGCGTTTGGCGATGCCAATTACTTGCCCAGAGATACATTGGAGGCAGTAATGCCCCTGCCACAAATGCTGGAAATGCTTGAAGTACAGCAATTTACAGGTGTTTTACGGATTGCGGCTAAAATTCCTGCCCCTCAGCGTCACCTAGCTTACGATGTCAGCTTTTATCGGGGTCACTTGACGATTGCAGCTCGGCAAATGCCCACCCCTATCGGTCTCTTGCAGCTCATCGGTCAACTACTCAAGATTGGGTTTATAGATACCCTAATGCAGTACGCCAATCACCATAGTGCTGATGCGTCTTACCGCTCTGTTCTTGAGGCTGTTGTCAATACCCGTGCTCTCAATTGGGACGATATAGAAAATGCGGTGACAGAGCGGTTAACGATAATTTTAGAACGCTTGGTGCCTTACACCTGTACCTTTGAGCCCCAGCCTAACCTAGTTTGCGATCTCTGTTATGGGGAGGACGGCCACGGCATTGCTGCCGCCCTCCTCATGCGGCGCATCGAAAGCCGTAAACCACTTTGGCAAAAACTTTATCCAGCAATTCCCTCCGTTGAGGCAGTGCCACGATTACATGAGGGTGCCCTTGCTGGAATTCACCACCAACCCACAGTTCAGCATTTGCGACAATGGGTCAATGGTGAAAATAGCATTGGCGATATTGCCGAGAGCCTTTGCAAAGACTCATTAGCTCTCGGGTCGCTGTACCTAAAGTGGGTGAATGATGGCTTGCTTCACTTTGTAGGTGGGGATAACAGTTCCGTAGCGTTACCGGTGGTCTTAACTGTGGACGATAGTCCTATTGTCCAAGCGATGATTCGTCGTGCCTTGGGCGATCGCTACGAAGTGATTAGCGCCACCAGTGCCATTGATGCTCTGTCGCTGTTAAATAACCGGAACGTCTCTTTAATTCTTTTAGATGTAACAATGCCGGAAATTGATGGCTTTGAGTTTTGCCGCACCATCCGCAAAATTGAAAAATTTAAGGAGATTCCAGTGATCATGCTGACGGCCAAGGATGGCTTAATTGATCGTGCCAAAGGACATATGGCAGGCACAAATTACTACCTTACCAAACCCGTGGATCGCGACGTCCTGTTAAGTACGATTGAGAAATTTATCTAG
- a CDS encoding methyl-accepting chemotaxis protein produces the protein MRIRYQLYALIGFIASTALIGLGLEFYISQQSRQAYLISNETHRVRESGQRVLNLRLTASNIDMINKEASTNDERINALINGDPRMGIPAARDPKLRALMLKVQSAWPELKEQIQGPFIDVTQLAENSEGFFKLVDEAVKEAEASVAAVERNGRIIQAIIFCLEMILIISVAIVIQRVIKSLLQISTQVVTSSNETAAALAEQEKVIAQQAASVNQTTTTIEELGASSRQSAEQAEASAAGAKQAMELATYGKDTVHHTVEGIDTLKGNVMAIAEKIMQLSEQTTQVTAISELVADIANQTNILALNAAVEAARAGEHGKGFSVVAQEVRKLADQSKKSAEKITTLIREVQAAMNGTVMVTDEGMKATNECAKLAHSTSETFATIANAIDAVHLNSQQIALSSKQQAVGVQQAISAMNAINLGAQETSTSLSQIKTATQQLVEAAETLQNSL, from the coding sequence ATGCGTATTCGCTATCAACTTTACGCCCTGATTGGTTTCATTGCCTCTACAGCGTTGATTGGTTTAGGTTTAGAGTTCTACATTTCGCAGCAAAGCCGTCAAGCTTACCTGATTTCCAATGAAACCCATAGAGTACGAGAGTCAGGTCAGCGCGTTCTCAACCTACGCCTTACCGCAAGCAATATTGACATGATTAACAAGGAAGCCAGTACCAATGATGAGCGGATCAATGCCCTAATCAATGGCGACCCTAGAATGGGTATTCCAGCAGCACGAGATCCTAAGTTACGTGCCCTGATGCTAAAGGTACAGTCTGCATGGCCAGAGCTTAAAGAGCAAATACAGGGACCGTTTATTGATGTGACACAGCTTGCTGAAAACAGTGAAGGATTTTTTAAGCTGGTCGATGAGGCAGTTAAGGAAGCAGAAGCATCTGTCGCAGCAGTTGAGCGCAATGGTCGAATTATTCAAGCCATCATTTTTTGCCTAGAAATGATATTGATAATTTCTGTTGCTATAGTCATTCAGCGTGTTATTAAATCGCTGTTGCAGATTTCCACTCAAGTGGTCACCTCCTCCAATGAAACGGCTGCTGCCCTTGCAGAGCAAGAAAAAGTGATTGCCCAACAAGCGGCTTCCGTGAACCAAACAACCACCACCATCGAAGAATTAGGCGCCTCCTCCCGTCAGTCCGCAGAGCAGGCCGAAGCTTCCGCCGCTGGTGCTAAGCAAGCCATGGAGCTAGCCACCTACGGTAAAGATACGGTGCACCACACCGTTGAAGGCATTGACACCCTCAAAGGCAATGTCATGGCGATCGCCGAAAAAATTATGCAATTAAGTGAGCAAACCACTCAGGTGACTGCCATTTCCGAACTTGTTGCGGATATTGCCAATCAAACCAATATCCTTGCCCTCAATGCTGCCGTGGAGGCAGCCCGGGCGGGGGAGCATGGCAAAGGGTTTTCCGTGGTGGCACAGGAAGTACGTAAACTGGCTGACCAAAGCAAGAAATCGGCAGAGAAAATTACTACCCTCATTCGCGAAGTGCAAGCAGCGATGAATGGTACCGTGATGGTGACCGATGAAGGGATGAAAGCCACCAACGAGTGTGCCAAGCTAGCCCATAGCACGTCCGAGACCTTTGCCACGATCGCCAACGCCATTGATGCTGTCCACCTCAACAGCCAGCAGATTGCCCTCAGTTCCAAGCAGCAGGCAGTGGGGGTACAGCAGGCCATTTCTGCCATGAATGCCATTAATTTAGGCGCTCAGGAAACTTCGACCAGCCTCTCCCAAATTAAGACTGCTACCCAGCAGTTAGTCGAAGCCGCTGAGACATTACAAAACTCGCTATAA